The genomic region CATCATCTCTTatgtttcctgggactgcagaaagatttggtggatttggtcctgtttggtgaactccatCCTAGGGTGTTGGTATGAGTGCAGAAAGGGCTATGAGTGCCTCCTTTGGCACCTGTGGCTTTATGTCACTGCTTGAGAAATGCATCAGTAATGGAGTAATACATCCACTTGTTCCTTATAACCTTTGTGATGCTACCAGTTTTTtggataaaataaatatatgataGGAGAGAGAGGCGGATTCCTCTTACCAAATTTTAATAATGGTAAATATCTGACATAAACTTAAAACAAAGGGGCCACGGGCAaatgggtatcggcaacggaagtaacagtccagccggtttgagatgaGAAGCTTTGTTACAGGCAAAGGTGGAGCAGGATCCTATGGAATCCCAGATGtatttgaccagatctggccaccagtagtagtgggAGATGAGAGCCACGGAACATTGCATCCCTGGGTGCCCATCCACTCGCAAAGAATGACCCCAAGACAGAATCATCTTCCGGAGAGCAGTTCTGGCATATGTCTTGCCAAGAGGTAACTGCTgaagatccaccggagctgcaacaacaagttgtTCAGGGGAGAAGATATGCCAAGGAACAGGCTCCTCTCCAACTACATCCAAAGCACAGGACAGTGGATCAGCCTCGATATTCTTGTCCGCAGGACAGAAATGGATCAGCAGGTTGAAGTGAGAAAAAAACAGCGACCAACGGGCTTGTCTGGAAtttaggcgctgggctgtctgggggaacagaaggttcttgtggtctgtgtacacACAAATGAGATGGATAGCTCTCTTCAGTAGATGCCGACactcctccagagcaagtttgatgcccaacagttctctgtcaccaatagaataatttctctctgtaGGAGAAAAATCCtagaaaagaagccgcatgtgagagttcggcccttaggccctttctgggtgagcacagcTCCAGCTCTTACGGAGGATGCACctacctcaagatgaaagggtttctcTTTGTCAGGTCTAGTGAGAACAGGAACCAAGGCTAAAGTCTACTTCAACCTGGAGAACGCCTGGAGAACAGGGGGCCAGGCACAGGGATTGGCACCTTTCTTGGTAAGGGCCACGATGGGAGAAACCGGAGTGGAAAAGTGCTGAATAAACTGAcgataatagtttgcaaaacccagaAAACTCTGTTTGGCTTGTAGGCCTTTTGAGTAGGATGCaatggtgaaactgacatttctccTGCTTGGCATACAAACGGTTAGTCTGAAGGCggccaagaacttgacgtacgtgcGACTGATGGGCCTCGAGGTCTGGGGAGAAGACCAGGATGTTGTCAAGGTAGACCACGACATATGTGTACAGAAGGTCTCTGAAAATATCATTCACACACTTCTAAAAGACAGCAGGAGCAATACAGAGTCTGAATGACATCAccagatattcaaagtgtccatcacgggcgTTAAACTCTGTTTTCCATTTGTCTCCCTTGTGGATCTGAACAAGGTTGTAGGCTCCACGAAGGTACAGCTTAGAGAACACTTTAGAACCGTGCAGACGGTGGAAGAGCTCTGTAATCAATGGCAGGGGGTAGCGTTTTTTGACAGTGACCTTGTTCAGCCCACAATAGTTTATGCGGGGACACagagagccgtccttcttggtgaccaaaaaagaaccctgcaccagccggagaggaggacttgcatatgaaacCTCTGTGCAAGTTCTCTTTGATGTACTCATGGCATGGGAGCTGTCTCAGGAACAGAGAGAGGGTAGACACAGCCTCTAGGAGGCGAGGTTCCAGGCAACAGGTCcactgggcaatcatagggacaatGCGGGGGCAAAGTCTCTGCCTGTTTGcagatgtgtttttcaaaaaaagtcCGGGTAGCATGCTGGCAGACCCTCAGAGACTTTGGAGACACAGAATAATTCAGGACAGGTAGAGGTGTCACTATGCAGCATGAGTGGTATTCTGATCCCCAATGCAGGACCCTCCCCAGTCTCCCAGTTGAGGTCCAGGGCGTgaagttgcagccatggaagacaAAGTTGTACAAATTTACACAAAACATAATAATATAAAGACATTGTTAGATTATGAATATTAAAGTCAAAACTGAGATTGATATAATATGGACACTGACATAGCTTGCGAGCAGATGGACATTGCCTGAAGCCTTGGAGTGGTGTCATAAAAGACTTGGTGATTGATCATGTGTCACCTATGTGCTCTTTATCAAGGAATATCCTGTACAGTCTCCACAGGAAGGGTTTATCCATTACCTTGGGGCATAGATCAAAGGTATCAATTTCCTGGTGGTCAGGAGAGCGGTGTTGTTGCAGGCCTATTTCTATTGGCTCAGGAGGGTAATAAGCAAACATCTGTTGTTGAAAGGTGACATAAGGACACTTTCCCATGGGAAGCCCTATTGTGTCAGCTGGGCAATAAATATCATCCCTGGGAGGTCACCCAAGCCATTTGGGACAAAGGCCTGAGGAAAAGATACCAATTCCAAGTACGAGAGCGCCATCCTGAGGAAGGAGTAAAAGACAATACCAAGGAGGCCAATATCCTATTACCGGAAGCTGATTGGCGACAAGTCATCATGAAGGCCGGAAGATATCCGAGTAGGGGTGGAGTCATGGGCGTCTGTGGGTGTGATTGTGATAGCAGTTGAGCTATATATGTATGACCAAATCTTGAATATAGTTAGTTAATAGTTAATAGTTAGtagatagtatatagtatatagtcttGTAGATAGTCTTAAGTTTGTATGTATTTTAATCCCAGAATAGGACATTGAGGAGGCATTTTATCTTGTATTATtatctttttttatactttgtcatCTATTATACCTTTTAAGTAAACCAGCCTTTTTCCAAGTTTGGACTCTGCATCTTTTCAAGGAACAACCCCTAGTTAGAGCAGGTAGAAAGGAATAAACCCACATTTTACATTTGGCACCCCAACGGATCGTGGAAAACAACATTCTGCGAAGAACCCAAGAAGTTCCAATCTACTGCTACCAAGTTCCTGACATCCAAGGAAGATCCAGACCAACAATCTTCAAGGCCCAGAACCCGAAGAAGCATCGGTGAACAAGTACCACGCTGGTTCGTGAATACAGAAGACACCTGAGACGCTGACCTGACATTCTGAGGGATACTACATCAGTGAGAGGACGCTCTTAATTGGTGAGTATGAATGTTTCTATTTGGGATTGATACATGTATTGTGTTTTGTTAAGTGCACTGTGTTTATATGTTAAGTGTCTGCTAGTGTCAGTCTAGTGAGTTAAGGCCTGTTTTTGTTGAATTGTTTGCCGGCAAGTTAGGGTTAATTACCCTGGTGTTTGAAGTGCTCATAGGATCTAAAGGATAAAACCCGACATTTCTGAGAACATAGTGAGATTGGGAATAAACCCTGAGTCTTGTGGTATTGTTCAAAAGGGAATCAATCGTGGCCTGGATCGTGAATCTTGTTTGTGGATCACTTGTATGAGTTACGGTCAATCACGTTTTAGTCACGATACTCTAACTGATTGTTGTCTTTAGAGTGTGACGTAGGGAGGATTGAAAGAAATCCGAATCCCTGTTAAGTGAATATTATTCACTGgtctgtgttttttgtttgtttctgttGGAAATTTGCTGTTGTCCTATACTGGTATTTTAGAAGAAACATGGAAGTTGTGAGAAAGTTTTTTAAGAAATGTACCTCTGCCTGTTATGTGACAAGTGCAGACGATGATACCTCATATCAGTTTAATGACCTTACAAAACAAAGTAATGAAAAAGGCAGCAACAGAAGGTCAGGAGTAAAAGTAAAGTTAGTATCTAAGTTTGTGTCTAAACTCATGAaaaggaaaaatattaaaaatcaggAAAAACTGCAATGTCAGTCAGAGAAGGTTCAGATAAGAGAGGAGCAAAGAGAAATTCAACCAAGTGTTAATGTGGTTATTGCTAATGTGGTAAAGGAAAAATGTGAATATCTTAGAGATCAGGGAGATGTTGTCCAGCAGAATTGTGATCTGGGAGATAAGCTGGAAGAGTATGATACAAGTTGTAGACTTAAAGAGCAGCATGTTGTGTCTATAGTAGAAGAAAGGCATAGAGACTATGAGTATGATGCTGTAATTAAAGATCAGTTACATGATGCCAATTTACAATTGTTGCAAAAAGAACAGTGTACTGTGAATGTGAGTTTGGCAGTAAAAGAGAATCACAGAGAGAGCTATTGTGGTGATGAGGCCTGCAGGTCTGATGACCAGGAGAACACAGAGCGGAAATGGGGGGTGGAGCAGCCACCTCCTAAGCGAATATCCTCTCTATTTACTCCTGTATCAGAGGAGAATAGGCGAAGGACAGCTATTTTGAATTTGAATAGTGGAGACCTATTACAATCAGGAACTATGTCTATACCAATTAAAACAAATCTATGTCAGGTAACATCTATTAGTCCTTCCAATAAACTAGAGTCTGTTGTTCCACAATATAGTCTGAATAACAGAGATGAGCGTGCTCTACTGTGGGAATGGCTCCAGTCTCAATCTGGTAGTAAATTACAACCCCCTAGGGAAACTCCTACAGGGCTACCTGCTGAGATGAATTTGGCAAATGATGATGACAGAGTTAAGGAAATGCATAGAGGTAGTAAAGCTCCAGACAATACAAAGTTAAAAAGGGAGGATGATCTAATAAATGTTTGTAGTAGTTATTTAACTTTGTATACTGCTATCTACAAGTGTCTTGACATGTCTCAAGGAGAAAGCAATTTTGCAAATTTCATGACTGACAAATTCACTTTTGTGGATTGTCCAACAAAGGTTTCTTTAAGGAATGCAAGTTCCTATCAAACCTTTGTAAATAGTTTGGAGGACTGGAGTCAGCAGACCAGTCAGTATATTAAAATTCAAGAGAAGTTATTTAAATGTGCAAACACGGGTCACACTATAAAAGGCTGTAAGAAGAGGGGAGAAGAAGAGTCTCCTCATGTAAGCCTCCCAGAGGAGGTTATCTGTTGTTATTAATCTTTTGCTAGTTTTGTCTTTCAGGGAGGAACGGAAAGAAATTAAGgaagatcatcatcatcatcatctcataACTAACTTTATTTTCCCTTAAAGGCATTTACTAGGTGGTGGTAGAGGAGCTTactaaatttttacatttttaagaagTAATATACAGTCAGTTGGTCTAAATTAAATTTTCTCTAAACACCTGAATGTTTAGCTGGGTACAATATATTACCATCTGAATAAAGGAATTGTTTCAATTGTGAGGCAAATATCAAGGTCGGGATCtatgcatatttttttatttgtgtactATCACACctatttgtgaagggctgttaACAGGACACAGTCTGATCTGTGAATGTTGCATATTTCTGAAGTTTTTGGTGTACTTGTCTCACTGGTAAtttggttttattattattatttgtttttcaaTTCATGTTCCATCATACCAACAAAGTAACAACAAGGTGTTGAAAATGAAAGCAGCATTCAGTTTGAAATTGTTTGTGTTATGTATTTTTACTTCTATTAATTAGGAATGagtttgaaattttattttttgttagttTCTTTTGTTATTGTAAAAACTCTATTCAGTTTAAATTTTTATTCCTATAATTTTATTGTTTGGGTCAGTGATAATGTTGCCTCAATCATAAATATTATTGTCATAATGTACATAATAGCATACTTTGAGATTGATGTTCTTTGCTGAAGGCAGTAATGTAATGattgtggaattttttttaagctgACTACCCAACAAGTTTAGGATATACTCTGAATCATGTAAATACCCTCTATTTTTGACTGATTCAAATGAATCCAGGAGTTCACCGAAAATATTGTAGTTTCCATACAAGGAGCAATCGGGGACAAGGGGGACATTTAACACAATGTTGGGTGGTGAAGGAACAGGGATGGGTTGCACCTATGAAGCTGACATTAGTATTTTAAGAACTAAATGACAATCATAGCACCAAACAGTAAGGAAAGTTTTGACACACAAAGGGAGGTCATTGAGGCATTATTTTAATATAGGGTCACATCAATACAGACGTTAGTATTGCAGCAGATTTTATATAACATTTGAGGTGAGTTTTTGAACGTATTGGCAGGCATGAATAATTTCTAAAGAAAAAGTTACAATGAAAAGAAAATATGCCACTATCCTCACACACTATGATTAGAAAGGGCTTAGGCAAGTTATCCATTTATTAGGGGGGAACGCTAACCATTAGTGGTGAGAGTATATTTTGGGCACTTCAGTGCAGTCAATGGCATAGTGAATTATTTGTGTTATCCCATAATTATTGTACTAGTGATAAGCGCTGTCATTTATAGGTTGTGTGACACATTGCTTGTATAATATAATTTGTGTGCTGTCCATGCAATTAGAAGTACAATCAAATGTTAAGATTGCCTCATGTTAAAGAAAGGTAATGACTCCTATGCAGTAAATATATGATGATTATAACCGGGACGGACATAACTGGAAAGATTATTTGATATCTGAAAGAAAGTTGAAATCTGATAAATGAATATATAGAGTCTTTTGTTACTGTTTTTAGATGATTATAGTTTGGGTTAACTAGACTATGTACGTTGTGTGTTCTTTAAAATTATCTGTAATGTGATAATGTTCATTCAGATATTTGTAAttgtaatttgcataattgtaatgtTAATGGCTTCCTCAATGCCCTATAGGCATGTTACGTATTGTAGTGTTGATGAATGAATGCAGGTGAATGGTGACTCCCCTCACTTATAGGTGACCACTAGGTTGAAGAGGACAACATATATGGACTTTAATAATATGATATGTGTCATTCAGACACAAATGGGGGTATGTTAGATTATGAATATTAAAGTCAAAACTGAGATTGATATAATATGGACACTGACATAGCTTGCGAGCAGATGGACATTGCCTGAAGCCTTGGAGTGGTGTCATAAAAGACTTGGTG from Engystomops pustulosus chromosome 10, aEngPut4.maternal, whole genome shotgun sequence harbors:
- the LOC140105212 gene encoding posterior protein-like, with the translated sequence MEVVRKFFKKCTSACYVTSADDDTSYQFNDLTKQSNEKGSNRRSGVKVKLVSKFVSKLMKRKNIKNQEKLQCQSEKVQIREEQREIQPSVNVVIANVVKEKCEYLRDQGDVVQQNCDLGDKLEEYDTSCRLKEQHVVSIVEERHRDYEYDAVIKDQLHDANLQLLQKEQCTVNVSLAVKENHRESYCGDEACRSDDQENTERKWGVEQPPPKRISSLFTPVSEENRRRTAILNLNSGDLLQSGTMSIPIKTNLCQVTSISPSNKLESVVPQYSLNNRDERALLWEWLQSQSGSKLQPPRETPTGLPAEMNLANDDDRVKEMHRGSKAPDNTKLKREDDLINVCSSYLTLYTAIYKCLDMSQGESNFANFMTDKFTFVDCPTKVSLRNASSYQTFVNSLEDWSQQTSQYIKIQEKLFKCANTGHTIKGCKKRGEEESPHRKDKYWLKNYPAPEGTQAFIKGCKPAETRVKAVVIPGNDQFDMGAGTAKSRGIQAWFFFMKMRISTLAVERRIHLVVLNSALRAHLSQAGEHLQGIEVIVSNFPTKKLNREDPFCEVSTDNLPPCHLPVLCASSIGGGN